A genomic segment from Dethiosulfovibrio russensis encodes:
- a CDS encoding imidazoleglycerol-phosphate dehydratase translates to MITLNRKTKETSICLSLDISPEDKSSEIDTGCGFMDHMLTLMAFHGDMSLKISAKGDDVDDHHLTEDLAIVLGSAMLQSLEGRKYERYGWCALPMDGSLALVAVDLSGRGSLTMEAPFPTEKCGTFDLELIPEFWRAFSREARATVHVKALAVDNSHHLAEAIFKGAGRALGQALAESRGLNSTKGMLL, encoded by the coding sequence GTGATAACCCTTAACAGGAAAACCAAGGAGACTTCGATATGTCTGTCGCTGGACATCTCTCCCGAGGATAAGTCCAGCGAGATAGATACGGGATGCGGCTTCATGGACCACATGCTGACACTTATGGCCTTCCACGGCGATATGAGCCTTAAAATATCCGCCAAGGGAGACGACGTCGACGACCACCATCTGACGGAGGACCTCGCTATAGTCCTGGGTTCAGCCATGCTTCAATCTCTAGAGGGACGCAAATACGAAAGATACGGCTGGTGCGCCCTGCCGATGGACGGATCTCTGGCGCTGGTGGCGGTGGACCTGAGCGGCAGAGGGAGCCTCACCATGGAAGCCCCTTTTCCCACGGAAAAATGCGGCACCTTCGACCTGGAACTGATACCGGAGTTCTGGAGAGCCTTCTCTAGAGAGGCCAGAGCCACTGTGCACGTAAAGGCCCTGGCGGTGGACAACTCGCATCACCTCGCGGAGGCCATCTTCAAAGGTGCGGGACGTGCCCTTGGCCAAGCTCTTGCCGAATCTAGGGGGCTCAACTCCACCAAGGGAATGCTCCTATGA
- a CDS encoding HisA/HisF-related TIM barrel protein, whose protein sequence is MNKIEIFPAIDLYSRKVVRLTGGDFEKIKEYGDDPVETALSFAEAGARWIHLIDLEGAEKGSPVHLKELEKVAASTGLPVQYGGGLRTEEDVALALSSGAKRVYLGSLLFKGSPRTLWKRFGNSIVPSVDVKNGTVALSGWTEVTQLPPEEAITELLRIGYSTFLVTSVSRDGTASGPDLKLYENLTKTNGHILAAGGIRDKKDLSDLSKIGVSGAVLGKSIYEGTIDLREAVEEFGIC, encoded by the coding sequence ATGAATAAAATAGAGATATTCCCAGCCATAGACCTATACAGCCGAAAGGTCGTCAGATTGACCGGAGGAGACTTCGAAAAGATAAAGGAATACGGAGACGACCCGGTGGAAACAGCCCTATCCTTCGCAGAGGCGGGAGCCCGCTGGATACACCTTATAGATCTGGAGGGAGCGGAAAAAGGCTCTCCGGTCCACCTGAAAGAGCTGGAAAAGGTGGCAGCCTCCACCGGCCTGCCGGTTCAATACGGAGGGGGACTGAGAACGGAGGAGGACGTAGCCCTGGCCCTCTCCTCCGGAGCGAAAAGGGTATACCTGGGAAGCCTGCTGTTCAAGGGATCGCCGAGGACCCTGTGGAAAAGGTTCGGCAACTCCATCGTGCCATCGGTAGACGTCAAAAACGGAACCGTGGCGCTATCCGGATGGACCGAGGTAACCCAACTCCCTCCGGAGGAGGCTATAACGGAACTCCTCCGGATCGGCTACTCCACTTTTCTGGTCACGTCGGTATCCAGAGACGGCACCGCCTCCGGACCGGACCTGAAGCTATACGAAAATCTGACTAAAACGAACGGACACATCCTGGCGGCGGGTGGAATAAGGGACAAAAAAGACCTGTCCGACCTGTCGAAAATCGGAGTATCCGGAGCCGTACTCGGCAAAAGCATCTACGAAGGCACGATAGATCTCCGAGAGGCCGTCGAGGAGTTCGGGATATGCTGA
- the hisIE gene encoding bifunctional phosphoribosyl-AMP cyclohydrolase/phosphoribosyl-ATP diphosphatase HisIE: MKPEDIKYGSDGLVPVVIQDADSGEVLMLAYGNEESMRLTLERGEMVFYSRSRKEIWHKGMTSGNRLPLASLQIDCDCDAVLARVRPTGPACHTGETSCFYRFIHGNDDDSPVFLGRLWAYLKKRSQDSTEESYTARLIAGPKSRVAQKIGEEGVETALAIATEDRGQTIYEAADLVYHLLVGLLASDLSPGEIWRELKKRHRAR, translated from the coding sequence ATGAAACCGGAAGACATAAAATATGGCTCCGACGGCCTGGTGCCGGTGGTGATACAGGACGCCGACAGCGGAGAGGTCCTCATGCTGGCCTACGGAAACGAGGAGTCAATGAGGCTGACCCTGGAGAGAGGCGAGATGGTATTCTACAGTCGATCCAGAAAAGAGATATGGCACAAGGGGATGACAAGCGGCAACAGGCTGCCTCTGGCGTCGTTGCAGATAGACTGCGACTGCGACGCAGTCCTTGCCAGAGTGCGTCCCACGGGACCGGCGTGCCACACAGGAGAGACCAGCTGCTTCTATCGCTTCATCCATGGGAACGACGACGACTCTCCCGTATTTCTGGGCCGTCTGTGGGCTTACCTGAAGAAGAGATCCCAGGACTCGACGGAGGAAAGCTACACGGCCAGACTGATCGCCGGGCCCAAGAGCCGGGTCGCCCAGAAGATAGGCGAGGAAGGGGTGGAGACCGCTCTGGCGATAGCCACCGAGGACAGGGGACAGACCATCTACGAGGCGGCGGACCTGGTCTACCACCTGCTGGTTGGGCTATTGGCCTCGGACCTGTCTCCGGGAGAGATATGGAGAGAACTGAAAAAAAGACACAGAGCGAGATAG
- the hisH gene encoding imidazole glycerol phosphate synthase subunit HisH: MRQIGIVEYGAGNLGNVMRALKRLGRSGVLLHSPDEIPESVSTIVLPGVGAFGPAMDSLRKKGWDRALIEWADREKPLLGICLGMQLFAEGSDENGSHRGLGLIEGKSEKLDMTPLPHMGWNDISTEDPILKPFDGSYLYFVHSYGLKNSKDRAATTEAGKVAFVSAVRKGSVMGLQFHPERSGDVGHAMLDRILEELGR; the protein is encoded by the coding sequence ATGAGACAGATAGGCATAGTGGAATACGGCGCCGGGAACCTGGGCAACGTGATGAGGGCCCTTAAAAGGCTCGGCAGATCCGGCGTACTGCTCCATTCCCCCGACGAGATCCCCGAATCCGTATCCACCATCGTTCTGCCCGGAGTCGGGGCTTTCGGACCGGCGATGGATTCTCTGAGAAAAAAAGGCTGGGACCGGGCCCTTATCGAATGGGCCGATAGAGAAAAGCCCCTTCTCGGAATATGTCTCGGAATGCAGCTCTTCGCCGAAGGAAGCGACGAAAACGGGAGCCACCGAGGGCTTGGACTCATAGAGGGAAAATCGGAAAAACTGGACATGACCCCTCTACCCCACATGGGATGGAACGACATATCCACGGAAGACCCCATACTAAAGCCCTTCGACGGCAGCTACCTTTACTTCGTCCACAGCTACGGCCTTAAAAACTCGAAGGACCGGGCAGCCACGACCGAGGCGGGAAAAGTCGCCTTCGTCTCCGCCGTAAGGAAAGGCTCCGTCATGGGGCTTCAGTTTCACCCGGAACGAAGCGGCGACGTAGGACACGCCATGCTGGACCGAATACTGGAGGAACTAGGCCGATGA
- the hisG gene encoding ATP phosphoribosyltransferase has protein sequence MLTIALPTGRVMKEAIELLREAGLPSKKLSNPGRELVIEEDRIRYILAKPMDVPLYVDRGVADLALVGSDVMWESGARLVELLDTGMGRCSLQVAGPPELGERFRCHRSELMWLRVASKYPKIADDHFSRRGVQVEIVHLNGSIELAPMLGMTDCILDIVQTGTTLKANGLVTLEKVAPVSLRLVASRKSASLGWNGIKPVLENMKGLVGEVVA, from the coding sequence ATGCTGACCATAGCCCTGCCGACGGGACGAGTTATGAAAGAAGCGATAGAACTTTTGAGGGAAGCCGGGCTCCCGTCGAAAAAACTGAGCAACCCCGGCAGAGAACTGGTGATAGAGGAAGATAGAATACGCTATATCCTGGCAAAGCCCATGGACGTTCCCCTCTACGTCGACAGAGGCGTGGCGGACCTCGCCCTGGTGGGAAGCGACGTGATGTGGGAATCGGGGGCCAGACTGGTGGAGCTTCTGGACACGGGAATGGGTCGATGCTCCCTCCAGGTGGCGGGACCTCCCGAGCTCGGCGAGAGGTTTCGCTGCCACCGATCGGAGCTCATGTGGCTCAGAGTCGCCAGCAAGTACCCAAAGATAGCCGACGACCACTTCTCAAGAAGAGGCGTCCAGGTGGAGATAGTCCATCTGAACGGATCTATAGAGTTGGCACCTATGCTCGGAATGACCGACTGCATACTGGATATCGTCCAGACCGGCACTACATTAAAGGCAAACGGCCTGGTCACCTTGGAAAAGGTAGCTCCCGTATCCCTCCGGCTGGTGGCCAGCAGGAAAAGCGCCTCCCTCGGATGGAACGGTATAAAGCCGGTGCTGGAGAACATGAAGGGACTGGTAGGGGAGGTGGTGGCGTGA
- the hisF gene encoding imidazole glycerol phosphate synthase subunit HisF, giving the protein MLTKRIIPCLDVKNGRVVKGINFVNLKDAGDPAELAELYSSEGADELVLLDISASEERRATMAEWVKAVADRLTIPFTVGGGISSAEQAREIIALGADKISLNTAAVKDPSLIERCSRLLGSQAVVVAVDVKRENDRWTVYIQGGAKKTDLDGLEWIEKVQKLGCGEILLTSMDGDGTEAGYDLELLRRVSLETTVPVIASGGAGKEEHILQAFRAGADAALAASIFHYGKLRIGQVKDYLAGAKIPVRI; this is encoded by the coding sequence ATGCTGACAAAGAGGATAATACCCTGCCTGGACGTCAAGAACGGACGGGTGGTAAAGGGAATAAACTTCGTAAACCTGAAGGACGCCGGAGATCCGGCGGAGCTGGCGGAGCTCTACTCCTCCGAGGGAGCGGACGAGCTTGTCCTGCTGGACATAAGCGCCTCGGAAGAAAGAAGGGCCACCATGGCCGAATGGGTAAAAGCCGTGGCGGATCGCCTGACCATACCCTTCACCGTCGGGGGAGGAATCTCCTCGGCGGAACAGGCCAGAGAGATAATAGCCCTCGGAGCGGATAAGATCTCCCTGAACACCGCCGCGGTAAAAGACCCCTCTCTGATAGAGAGATGTTCGAGACTGCTGGGAAGCCAGGCCGTGGTGGTGGCGGTGGACGTCAAGAGGGAAAACGACCGCTGGACCGTCTACATACAGGGAGGCGCGAAAAAAACCGACCTGGACGGACTGGAATGGATAGAAAAAGTCCAGAAACTGGGCTGCGGCGAGATACTCCTGACATCGATGGACGGAGATGGAACGGAGGCGGGCTACGACCTCGAGCTTCTGAGACGGGTATCCCTGGAAACCACCGTCCCGGTGATAGCCTCGGGAGGAGCGGGAAAGGAAGAACACATACTTCAGGCATTTCGAGCCGGAGCGGACGCAGCACTGGCAGCGTCCATCTTCCACTACGGCAAGCTGAGAATAGGACAGGTAAAAGACTACCTCGCCGGGGCGAAAATCCCGGTCAGGATATGA